The following are from one region of the Pelotomaculum isophthalicicum JI genome:
- a CDS encoding bifunctional folylpolyglutamate synthase/dihydrofolate synthase, with the protein MRRRRIILDYKEALEYLANLTKFGVNFGLGRVEELLNRLGNPHKSLKIAHIGGTNGKGSTTAMLANILQSAGYRVGTFTSPHLHSYCERFRINGKKIGESRIAGLIAELQPHLEAMVSEGFEHPTEFEVSTALAFQYFYREKVDFLVLEVGMGGAVDSTNVITPVLSVITNVSIDHTDYLGKSIREIAGVKSGIIKPGVPTVTAAAGEALAVLSETCRERGSPLTLAGRDITWKHQSTSLAGQQFSVQGRRYLYENLWLPLIGRHQQINAVCAIAAVEILIDQGLTVNDRNVRDGLAATCWPARLEIMRREPYVLIDGAHNFAGARSLRQALEDYFPDKKVVLVIGMLEDKERAKVVSELAPAARAVVVTRPDNPRAGNWREMAVEARRFTPDVYLAEEIEGALNKALSIAGPDELICVTGSFYMVAEVRELLLK; encoded by the coding sequence TTGCGCCGGAGGCGGATTATTCTGGACTACAAAGAAGCGTTGGAGTACCTCGCCAACCTGACCAAATTTGGCGTTAACTTTGGTTTGGGACGTGTCGAAGAACTATTAAACCGGTTAGGCAACCCGCATAAGTCTTTAAAAATAGCGCATATCGGCGGGACAAACGGTAAAGGTTCCACTACCGCCATGCTGGCAAATATATTGCAGTCGGCCGGATACCGGGTGGGAACATTCACTTCGCCCCACTTGCATTCCTATTGTGAGCGGTTCCGGATCAACGGTAAAAAAATCGGCGAAAGCCGGATAGCCGGTTTGATCGCGGAGCTCCAGCCGCATTTGGAGGCAATGGTGTCGGAAGGCTTTGAACACCCTACTGAATTTGAAGTATCCACAGCCCTCGCGTTTCAATATTTCTACCGGGAAAAAGTTGATTTTCTGGTGCTTGAAGTGGGTATGGGAGGGGCAGTTGATTCTACGAATGTAATTACACCGGTACTTTCCGTCATTACCAATGTGAGCATAGACCATACGGATTACTTGGGGAAATCGATTAGAGAAATCGCCGGGGTTAAGTCCGGTATCATTAAACCAGGTGTTCCGACAGTGACGGCGGCTGCTGGAGAGGCACTGGCAGTGCTCTCGGAGACATGCCGGGAGAGAGGCTCCCCGCTGACGCTGGCAGGACGCGACATTACCTGGAAGCATCAGTCCACATCCCTCGCCGGACAGCAGTTTTCGGTTCAGGGACGCCGGTATTTATACGAGAATCTGTGGTTGCCCCTGATTGGCAGACACCAGCAAATTAACGCTGTTTGTGCAATAGCGGCGGTGGAAATACTGATTGACCAGGGCTTGACAGTAAACGACAGGAACGTGCGGGACGGTCTCGCGGCCACGTGCTGGCCGGCTAGACTGGAAATTATGCGCAGGGAACCGTACGTGCTGATTGACGGGGCGCATAACTTTGCAGGCGCCCGGAGCCTTCGCCAGGCGTTGGAAGATTATTTTCCGGATAAAAAAGTTGTTCTGGTTATCGGCATGCTGGAAGACAAGGAGCGAGCCAAGGTAGTGTCGGAACTGGCCCCGGCGGCAAGGGCGGTCGTCGTGACCAGACCGGACAACCCGCGAGCCGGGAATTGGCGGGAGATGGCCGTGGAAGCGCGTCGTTTCACCCCGGATGTTTATCTGGCGGAAGAAATCGAGGGTGCTTTAAATAAAGCGCTTTCAATAGCCGGGCCCGACGAGTTGATATGTGTCACCGGATCGTTTTATATGGTGGCGGAGGTTCGGGAATTGCTATTAAAATAA
- a CDS encoding DUF4321 domain-containing protein: MAKGFKNYSNVWVLVLLLLVGGLTGSAIGNALAPFLPWLKATSTIGLKPFTLDLQFFNLTFGFTFALSPLTALGLLLGYFIYRRV; this comes from the coding sequence ATGGCAAAAGGTTTTAAAAACTACAGCAATGTTTGGGTTTTAGTACTGCTCCTGCTGGTTGGCGGATTGACCGGGAGCGCTATCGGGAACGCCCTGGCCCCGTTTTTGCCCTGGTTGAAAGCTACCTCAACCATAGGTTTAAAGCCATTTACGCTGGACTTGCAGTTTTTTAACCTGACCTTTGGTTTTACTTTTGCATTAAGTCCACTAACAGCATTGGGACTTTTACTGGGTTATTTTATTTACAGGCGGGTGTGA
- a CDS encoding Maf family protein: MLASSSPRRSALLEQIGLNFRVIVCDLEEHTPPGLQPFEVVERLAARKAMFVADRLTEGIVIGADTVVVWRGQLLGKPSCEQDAVEMLKRLQGSAHEVFTGVALVDAGNNKVEVSHEKTRVIFRPLDEEEIRRYVSTGEPSDKAGSYGAQGIGAIFIERIEGSYTNIVGLPMSKLSLMLKKFGYDIL; encoded by the coding sequence ATTCTCGCGTCTTCCTCTCCGCGCCGTTCGGCCTTATTGGAACAAATTGGTTTGAATTTCCGGGTTATCGTATGTGATCTGGAAGAACATACTCCACCGGGGCTGCAACCTTTTGAAGTTGTTGAACGCCTCGCTGCCAGGAAGGCCATGTTTGTAGCGGATAGATTGACGGAGGGGATTGTCATCGGGGCCGATACCGTGGTGGTATGGCGCGGGCAATTGCTTGGCAAGCCGTCCTGTGAGCAAGATGCCGTAGAGATGTTGAAACGCTTGCAGGGCAGCGCACACGAAGTATTTACCGGGGTTGCGCTGGTAGATGCCGGCAACAATAAAGTTGAAGTGAGCCATGAGAAAACCCGGGTAATATTCAGGCCGCTGGACGAGGAAGAGATCCGGCGGTACGTCTCCACCGGCGAGCCGTCGGATAAAGCCGGCTCTTACGGTGCTCAGGGGATTGGCGCGATTTTTATTGAACGCATTGAAGGATCTTATACAAATATTGTCGGTCTCCCTATGTCCAAGCTTTCCCTGATGCTAAAAAAATTTGGCTATGATATTCTGTAA
- the radC gene encoding RadC family protein — protein MALSGDRPTIKELPAEMRPRERLLKEGAGALSEIELLAILLGTGSPENTVLELASLILTRFRSLRLLVDATIEELSEIKGVGLAKASQVKAALELARRLSRFTSQPRPVIKSPADAAGLVMEEMRHLDREHFRALLLNTRNQVVANDEVSIGTLNTSSVHPRELFRNAIKRSAASLVLVHNHPSGDATPSKEDLDVTRRLCEAGRIIGIEVLDHIIIGDNKFTSFKAEGLI, from the coding sequence TTGGCTTTATCAGGCGATCGTCCAACTATTAAGGAACTTCCGGCAGAAATGCGACCCCGGGAAAGATTATTGAAAGAAGGGGCCGGAGCGCTGTCGGAAATAGAACTTTTGGCTATTCTTTTAGGAACCGGTTCTCCTGAAAATACTGTGCTGGAGTTAGCTTCCTTGATTTTGACGCGCTTTAGAAGTCTCCGCTTGCTGGTAGATGCCACGATTGAAGAACTGAGCGAGATTAAAGGCGTTGGGCTAGCTAAAGCAAGCCAGGTAAAGGCGGCGCTGGAACTGGCCAGGAGGCTGTCCCGTTTTACCAGCCAGCCCCGTCCGGTGATTAAATCACCCGCAGATGCAGCCGGGTTGGTAATGGAGGAGATGCGCCATCTTGATAGGGAGCATTTCAGGGCCTTGCTGCTAAACACCAGAAATCAGGTTGTTGCTAACGACGAGGTGTCGATTGGCACACTAAATACTTCCAGTGTGCATCCTAGGGAACTTTTCCGCAATGCGATTAAAAGAAGCGCCGCGTCGTTGGTTTTGGTCCACAACCACCCCAGCGGCGACGCCACTCCCAGCAAAGAGGACCTGGATGTAACCAGAAGACTTTGTGAGGCCGGGAGAATCATTGGCATTGAAGTCTTGGATCATATTATTATCGGCGATAACAAATTCACCAGCTTTAAGGCAGAAGGGCTTATTTGA
- a CDS encoding rod shape-determining protein, whose amino-acid sequence MRVGLFSKDMGMDLGTANSLVYVKGKGIVIREPSVVAIQKDTGQVLAVGEDAKRMIGRTPGNIVAIRPMKDGVIADFDVTQSMIKYFINKSLRNRTFLVRPRVVVGVPSGVTAVEERAVREAALQAGAREAYLIEEPMAAAIGAGLPVHEPTGNMIVDIGGGTTEVAVISLGGIVTSRSIRIASDEMDEAIINHVKRTYNLLIGERTAELIKIQIGTAYPLSTLETEEVRGRDLVTGLPKTVNITSEEIYKALSEPVTSIIEAIKATLEQTPPELAADIMDRGIVMAGGGSLLRGLDRLVIEETGMPVHLADEPLLAVAYGAGRVLENIDVLRKVLIQPKKLA is encoded by the coding sequence ATGCGCGTCGGTCTGTTTTCAAAAGACATGGGTATGGATTTGGGTACAGCCAACTCCCTCGTATATGTCAAAGGAAAGGGTATAGTTATCCGTGAGCCTTCGGTAGTAGCGATCCAGAAGGATACGGGTCAGGTGCTTGCGGTCGGGGAAGACGCCAAGAGAATGATTGGCCGTACTCCGGGGAATATCGTGGCGATTCGTCCGATGAAAGATGGAGTTATAGCTGATTTCGACGTTACTCAAAGCATGATTAAATACTTTATCAATAAATCTCTGAGAAACCGTACTTTTTTGGTCCGGCCGCGAGTGGTTGTAGGCGTTCCATCCGGGGTTACCGCGGTGGAAGAAAGGGCGGTGCGTGAAGCGGCGCTTCAGGCGGGAGCCAGGGAGGCTTATCTGATTGAAGAACCGATGGCGGCGGCTATCGGGGCGGGATTGCCTGTTCACGAGCCGACCGGCAATATGATTGTCGATATAGGCGGGGGTACTACGGAAGTAGCTGTAATATCCCTCGGCGGCATTGTTACCAGCCGCTCGATCAGGATAGCCAGCGACGAGATGGACGAGGCCATTATCAACCACGTTAAGCGCACCTATAATTTGTTAATCGGAGAGCGCACGGCTGAGTTGATTAAAATTCAAATCGGCACGGCTTATCCGCTTTCGACGCTAGAGACAGAAGAAGTCAGGGGGCGTGATTTAGTCACGGGGTTGCCTAAAACTGTGAATATAACCTCTGAAGAAATCTACAAAGCCCTTTCTGAACCCGTAACGAGTATCATTGAGGCTATTAAGGCCACGCTTGAACAAACCCCGCCGGAACTGGCGGCGGACATCATGGACCGGGGTATTGTCATGGCTGGTGGCGGGTCATTGTTAAGAGGTCTTGACCGGCTGGTTATTGAGGAGACCGGGATGCCGGTGCATCTGGCGGACGAGCCGTTGCTGGCCGTCGCTTATGGCGCCGGCCGGGTGCTTGAGAATATTGATGTGTTGCGCAAAGTATTAATTCAGCCCAAAAAATTGGCTTAA
- the mreC gene encoding rod shape-determining protein MreC, protein MRWVTARRLLLLAALVAAALVAMRITVPERTRLTPLEFKFRDAIAPVQTGLTWLGKQASHMLSFPISMYRAGERNQALEEEVDRLQSQIIQLNEYKLENERLTSLLSYKQVMAKTYNLVAASVVGRDPSNWFGTITLNRGTNDGVKENMTVLTPEGLVGRVISVSSSTCDVLLITDPRSGVGSLIQDTRTSGIVEGTTTSSGMTRMIHIPNSATVEAGQAVITSGLGSIFPKNIPVGRITDIRSEPSGMFNSADIQPFADLSRLEEVLIIISRYP, encoded by the coding sequence GTGCGTTGGGTAACTGCCAGGCGGCTATTGTTACTTGCGGCCTTGGTGGCGGCCGCCCTGGTGGCCATGCGTATTACGGTACCGGAGCGAACCCGGCTGACACCCCTGGAATTCAAGTTCAGGGATGCTATAGCACCGGTACAGACTGGTTTAACTTGGTTGGGCAAACAGGCGAGTCATATGTTATCTTTCCCAATTTCCATGTATAGGGCGGGAGAGCGCAACCAGGCTCTGGAAGAGGAAGTAGACCGCCTGCAAAGCCAGATAATCCAGTTGAACGAGTATAAGTTGGAAAATGAGCGTTTAACCAGTTTGCTTAGTTATAAGCAAGTGATGGCTAAGACATATAATCTGGTCGCCGCGTCTGTCGTCGGCAGAGATCCGAGCAACTGGTTCGGTACCATAACCTTGAACAGAGGAACCAATGACGGTGTCAAGGAAAACATGACTGTCCTAACACCGGAAGGACTGGTAGGGCGGGTTATATCCGTTTCCTCCTCTACCTGTGATGTTCTTCTGATTACCGACCCGCGCAGCGGGGTGGGTTCGTTAATTCAGGATACGCGTACTTCCGGTATTGTTGAAGGGACAACCACCAGTTCAGGTATGACCAGGATGATTCATATCCCCAACAGCGCGACGGTGGAAGCAGGCCAGGCGGTGATTACCTCAGGGCTCGGGAGCATTTTCCCAAAAAACATACCTGTGGGGAGAATAACCGATATCCGGAGTGAACCATCCGGTATGTTCAATAGCGCCGATATTCAACCATTTGCCGATTTAAGCCGGCTGGAGGAAGTACTGATAATTATCAGCAGGTATCCTTAA
- the mreD gene encoding rod shape-determining protein MreD, translating to MPFPALLLLLGVVLILQTTIMDYLSVYGVKPDLVMLLVIFNGFLLGPKEGAFLGFAGGIIEDLFSGSYIGINALTKMVAGYLAGFCGERLYKENSLVVAGVAFFSTTVGLLINYFLLLYLKIYMPFFYTLFRVILPTALYTAVLAPFFYKRVLHLVIIKNKDL from the coding sequence GTGCCGTTTCCCGCTTTGTTGCTCCTGCTGGGAGTGGTTTTGATACTCCAAACCACGATAATGGACTATTTAAGCGTATACGGGGTTAAACCCGACCTGGTTATGCTGCTAGTTATTTTTAACGGCTTCCTCCTGGGTCCTAAGGAGGGGGCTTTTTTGGGTTTCGCCGGTGGAATAATTGAAGATTTGTTTTCCGGGAGCTATATTGGAATAAACGCTCTTACGAAAATGGTTGCCGGCTATTTAGCCGGTTTCTGCGGTGAGCGTCTTTATAAAGAGAATTCACTGGTAGTAGCGGGAGTTGCCTTTTTTTCCACGACAGTTGGTTTACTGATAAATTATTTTTTACTGCTGTACCTAAAAATTTACATGCCCTTTTTTTATACCTTGTTTAGAGTGATTCTTCCCACAGCGCTTTATACGGCAGTGCTGGCGCCGTTTTTCTACAAGCGTGTGCTCCATTTGGTAATCATTAAGAATAAGGATTTATAA
- the mrdA gene encoding penicillin-binding protein 2, whose protein sequence is MEKKTVERRMRVFLYIVIFIFVVLVSRLAYMQLLQNDKFSTMARENRMKLITITAPRGEVFDRNGVKIVGNQPVYTVSLDKVSLVSLGQKDTGEVVRRLAAILGTDPQEIQQKIDQQERLYEPVKLATKVPLEVVTRIEEQRLELPGVVIDIEPLREYPNGNLLAQVMGYVRQINEDQLKENKDKGYKSGDLFGQSGLEYTYEQYLRGQDGGRQVEVDSMGRPVRDLGVKEPVPGNNLVLTIDHKVQKAAEEALARASQEALKQGYNEARAGAAVALDVRTGAVLAMASYPGYDPVKLSGVLSQKDYDEIFNSPWKPILNRALLSYAPGSTFKMIVAMAGLETNTITPQNTISDPGYFIWGTRYDDWQPGGHGIVNMVKAIKVSCDTYFYQLGFKTGIDNIARFAKEFGLGKKTGIELPGEDAGVVPSPDSKLQLRKDYLSSQDLKKVQEIEQRYNDLLAKATSDEQRKQLLNKRSDELLAVDWELAWHDYDTIISSIGQGDNRYTMLEMANYVATIANGGTLYKPFLVQRVVDPNGKVIKENNPVVVNQAKVSPKTLAVVREGMHEVTLPPDGTAYGFFAGFPPVAAKTGTAEVTGHNNHALIVAFAPFDNPEIAVAVVVEFAGHGGTMAGPVAESMLAAYFGLPEPGKKSVSSPE, encoded by the coding sequence ATGGAAAAGAAAACTGTTGAGCGAAGAATGCGTGTTTTCCTTTATATAGTAATTTTTATCTTTGTTGTTCTTGTGTCCAGGCTGGCTTACATGCAGTTGCTGCAAAACGATAAGTTTTCCACGATGGCGAGGGAAAACCGGATGAAGTTGATTACTATCACCGCCCCCCGCGGTGAAGTTTTCGACCGCAATGGTGTTAAAATAGTGGGCAATCAGCCGGTATATACAGTTTCTCTTGATAAAGTTTCCCTGGTGAGCCTTGGACAAAAAGATACTGGTGAGGTGGTCCGGCGGCTGGCAGCGATTTTAGGCACAGATCCCCAGGAAATTCAGCAAAAAATCGACCAGCAAGAACGCCTTTACGAACCTGTAAAACTGGCTACCAAGGTGCCTTTGGAGGTTGTCACCAGAATTGAGGAGCAGCGTCTGGAACTGCCTGGCGTAGTCATTGATATTGAGCCGCTGCGGGAGTACCCCAATGGGAATTTGCTGGCTCAAGTTATGGGATATGTGCGGCAAATCAACGAGGACCAACTTAAAGAAAATAAAGATAAAGGATATAAGTCCGGTGACCTTTTTGGGCAGTCAGGACTGGAATATACGTACGAGCAATACCTGCGCGGTCAGGACGGCGGGAGGCAAGTTGAGGTTGACTCCATGGGGAGGCCGGTACGTGATCTGGGTGTTAAAGAACCGGTGCCGGGCAATAATTTAGTGCTTACGATTGACCATAAGGTGCAGAAGGCGGCGGAGGAAGCCCTGGCCAGGGCCTCCCAGGAAGCGTTGAAACAGGGTTATAACGAAGCCAGGGCCGGCGCCGCGGTTGCCCTCGACGTGCGGACCGGAGCAGTGCTGGCTATGGCCAGTTACCCCGGATACGACCCGGTAAAGCTCTCTGGAGTATTGTCCCAGAAAGATTATGACGAAATCTTTAACTCGCCCTGGAAACCCATTCTTAACCGGGCATTGTTATCTTATGCGCCTGGCTCAACTTTTAAAATGATTGTTGCCATGGCCGGCCTGGAGACAAACACCATCACCCCTCAGAACACAATATCCGACCCGGGTTATTTTATTTGGGGCACTCGGTACGATGACTGGCAGCCGGGTGGCCATGGGATCGTGAACATGGTCAAGGCAATTAAAGTGTCTTGTGATACCTATTTTTACCAGCTTGGTTTTAAGACAGGTATTGATAACATTGCCCGTTTTGCCAAGGAGTTTGGACTGGGCAAGAAGACAGGCATTGAGCTCCCTGGTGAGGACGCTGGCGTTGTTCCCAGCCCTGACTCCAAACTGCAGTTGCGCAAAGATTATTTAAGCTCCCAAGATCTGAAGAAAGTGCAAGAAATTGAACAGCGATACAATGATCTTCTGGCCAAAGCGACCAGCGATGAACAGAGAAAACAATTGCTCAACAAGAGATCTGATGAGTTGCTCGCGGTAGACTGGGAGTTGGCATGGCATGATTATGACACGATTATTTCCTCAATTGGCCAGGGTGATAACCGCTATACGATGCTCGAAATGGCAAATTACGTTGCCACCATCGCCAATGGGGGCACTCTTTATAAACCATTTCTGGTGCAGCGGGTAGTTGATCCTAATGGTAAGGTTATTAAAGAGAATAATCCAGTTGTGGTAAACCAGGCCAAGGTATCACCAAAAACTCTGGCTGTAGTCAGAGAGGGGATGCATGAGGTAACGCTGCCTCCTGACGGCACGGCTTACGGTTTTTTTGCCGGGTTCCCGCCTGTGGCCGCCAAAACCGGAACTGCTGAAGTAACCGGCCATAACAATCATGCTCTGATTGTTGCCTTCGCGCCTTTTGATAATCCGGAGATCGCCGTAGCGGTGGTCGTTGAATTCGCAGGTCATGGTGGTACCATGGCCGGACCGGTTGCCGAGAGCATGCTTGCAGCCTATTTTGGTTTGCCTGAACCAGGTAAGAAATCAGTTAGCAGCCCGGAATAA
- the minC gene encoding septum site-determining protein MinC: MALANSYSVSGFGRDIPADLDELVDEKTILVQRTLRSGQSIYYNGNVVILGDVNPGAEVTATGNVIVMGSLRGVVHAGAGGDENAVVMAFHLQPTQLRIANHITRPPDNETEDADYPEMARIKDGVVTIEFFQTAGERQAKSI; the protein is encoded by the coding sequence ATGGCTTTGGCTAATTCATATAGTGTTTCAGGATTTGGCCGGGATATTCCAGCTGATTTGGATGAGCTGGTTGACGAGAAAACGATCCTGGTGCAGCGGACGCTGCGTTCTGGCCAGAGTATTTATTACAACGGGAATGTGGTTATATTGGGGGATGTTAATCCGGGAGCCGAAGTGACAGCGACAGGCAATGTTATTGTGATGGGCTCCTTAAGAGGTGTGGTGCATGCCGGGGCGGGCGGTGATGAAAATGCTGTGGTGATGGCTTTTCACCTCCAGCCGACTCAACTTAGAATAGCCAATCATATTACCCGCCCTCCGGACAATGAGACGGAGGATGCTGACTACCCGGAGATGGCGCGGATCAAAGACGGAGTTGTTACTATTGAATTTTTCCAGACTGCTGGAGAGCGCCAAGCCAAGAGCATTTGA
- the minD gene encoding septum site-determining protein MinD: MGEVIVVTSGKGGVGKTTSTANIGTGLAAMGYKVALIDTDIGLRNLDVVLGLENRIVFDIVDVVNENCRLRQALIKDKRFEGLHLLPAAQTKDKTAVSPDQMRNLCAELKNDFDYVIIDCPAGIEQGFRNAIAGAEKAVVVTTPEVSAVRDADRIIGLLEAAELREPKLIINRIRQKMVKQGDMMSIDDIIDILAVDLLGIIPEDEMIVITTNRGEAVVLDQHSRSGQAYRNIVRRILGEEVPIINLDEGSGFFNKIKKIIGLG, translated from the coding sequence ATGGGCGAAGTAATTGTTGTAACTTCCGGCAAAGGGGGTGTGGGAAAAACCACCTCCACCGCCAATATCGGAACCGGTTTGGCGGCCATGGGTTATAAAGTAGCTTTGATTGACACTGATATTGGTTTAAGAAATCTGGATGTTGTTCTGGGACTTGAAAACAGGATAGTTTTTGATATTGTTGATGTTGTTAACGAAAACTGCCGGCTGCGCCAAGCGCTGATTAAAGACAAGCGGTTTGAAGGCTTGCACTTGCTCCCGGCTGCTCAAACCAAAGATAAGACAGCGGTCAGCCCGGACCAGATGCGTAATTTATGCGCGGAATTAAAAAATGATTTTGATTATGTCATTATTGATTGCCCGGCCGGTATCGAGCAGGGTTTTCGTAATGCTATAGCCGGGGCGGAGAAGGCGGTTGTGGTAACCACGCCGGAAGTCTCGGCGGTACGGGACGCCGACAGGATTATCGGACTTCTGGAAGCCGCTGAATTGCGTGAACCGAAACTGATTATTAACCGTATCCGGCAAAAGATGGTCAAGCAGGGGGACATGATGAGCATTGATGATATCATCGACATCCTGGCTGTTGACCTGCTCGGGATAATACCGGAAGATGAGATGATTGTAATTACCACAAATCGTGGAGAAGCCGTAGTGCTGGATCAGCATTCCCGTTCCGGCCAAGCTTACAGAAATATTGTCCGCCGCATATTAGGAGAGGAAGTGCCAATAATTAATCTGGATGAAGGCAGTGGTTTCTTTAATAAAATTAAGAAAATTATCGGCCTGGGGTAA
- the minE gene encoding cell division topological specificity factor MinE, translated as MLDFIAKLFGKDSGSKNVAKDRLRLVLMHDRASISPQMLDSLKLDLIKVISSYMIIDEANLEVNLDSSGSTVALVANIPVKGMKRAAGTA; from the coding sequence TTGTTAGATTTTATCGCCAAGCTTTTTGGTAAAGACAGCGGGAGTAAAAACGTGGCAAAAGATAGACTGCGCCTAGTTCTGATGCATGACCGGGCCAGTATATCGCCCCAGATGCTCGATTCGTTGAAGCTCGACTTGATTAAAGTTATTTCAAGTTACATGATTATTGACGAGGCCAACCTGGAGGTGAATCTGGACTCTAGCGGCAGCACGGTGGCGCTGGTTGCGAATATTCCTGTCAAAGGGATGAAACGGGCCGCGGGAACTGCTTAA
- the rodA gene encoding rod shape-determining protein RodA, whose protein sequence is MLIQSRFLKKLDHTILISVSMIILLGLIVIYSATKPTELLPVAGSVAKSADPFAFVKRQIIFVFLGIGMMCMMLYIHYEDLIKHMKSLYIINLIMLGAVIFFGVSELGAQRWISIMGFHFQPSEFSKLIIIVCFAAFLTSRKKKLNRFRDLLPSFAFFGVPIMLILKQPDLGTALVFFAVMFGMLFVSGANPRLLVLIIVVALGAVSLWIWAHFWLEANRGVQLWMPLKDYQLNRLIIFINPWQDWHGAGYNVIQSQIAIGQGGFWGRGLFQGSQTHGDFLPIQETDFIFSVVGEELGFIGAVILLTLYFIVIYRCILITMNAKDDFGTLLAAGVVSMLTFHVLVNVGMTCGIMPVTGIPLPMFSSGGSSMITNLAALGLLLNINMRRQKIMF, encoded by the coding sequence GTGTTAATTCAAAGCAGATTTTTAAAAAAGCTCGATCATACTATATTGATTTCAGTTTCTATGATCATTCTGCTTGGTCTGATTGTCATATACAGCGCTACAAAGCCAACCGAGTTGCTGCCTGTAGCGGGATCTGTCGCCAAGAGCGCGGATCCCTTCGCTTTTGTAAAAAGGCAAATAATTTTTGTGTTTTTGGGAATAGGGATGATGTGCATGATGCTTTATATCCATTATGAGGATCTTATAAAGCATATGAAATCCCTGTATATAATTAACCTGATCATGCTTGGGGCGGTAATTTTTTTTGGGGTTTCCGAGTTGGGGGCGCAGCGCTGGATTAGTATTATGGGTTTCCACTTCCAGCCTTCCGAATTTTCCAAGCTAATTATCATAGTTTGTTTTGCGGCCTTTCTGACATCCCGTAAAAAAAAGCTTAACCGGTTTCGTGACTTGCTTCCCAGTTTTGCGTTTTTCGGCGTTCCTATAATGTTGATCCTAAAACAACCGGACCTGGGCACTGCTCTGGTGTTTTTTGCAGTAATGTTCGGGATGCTCTTTGTGTCAGGCGCGAACCCCAGGCTGTTAGTCCTGATCATAGTTGTCGCTCTCGGAGCGGTATCATTATGGATATGGGCTCATTTCTGGCTGGAGGCAAACCGCGGGGTGCAACTTTGGATGCCACTGAAGGACTACCAGCTAAACAGGCTGATTATTTTTATCAACCCCTGGCAAGATTGGCATGGCGCCGGCTATAACGTGATCCAGTCGCAAATTGCCATCGGTCAGGGTGGTTTCTGGGGGCGCGGGTTATTCCAAGGGAGCCAGACTCATGGAGATTTTCTGCCTATTCAGGAAACCGATTTTATTTTCTCGGTCGTCGGGGAGGAACTTGGTTTTATTGGCGCGGTTATCCTTTTAACTCTTTATTTTATTGTGATCTACCGGTGTATTCTGATTACGATGAACGCTAAGGACGATTTCGGCACCCTGCTTGCTGCCGGAGTGGTTTCTATGCTTACTTTCCATGTTTTGGTCAATGTGGGTATGACCTGCGGGATCATGCCTGTGACCGGCATCCCATTGCCGATGTTCAGCTCCGGAGGAAGCAGCATGATAACCAACCTTGCGGCGCTCGGCCTGCTTTTGAATATAAACATGAGACGACAAAAAATAATGTTCTGA